One stretch of Asterias rubens chromosome 8, eAstRub1.3, whole genome shotgun sequence DNA includes these proteins:
- the LOC117293559 gene encoding neuropeptides capa receptor-like, with the protein MNVSNITSPGPMEYQRNITPYQLDHNYSDYYELYPNNMPDSDDLYTIESLSYHPSELIIITCIMPTILCLGLIGNLAFLFVVFRVRWMRTVVNFYLINLAAADILFLCAAIGEKIGMYVNNPVMYDESSKGKVGCIIMAFVKGWCYYTSITLVTLVSVGRFYAVCKPHDFKLNSKQRALKLISATWLVCCILGALVIPSKSMAKKMYYYPELDPNEDFMEFINNPRYVETCMPTSGINWIAYVTDGAQALPFLIAMSGNIKIYVSIYRALNDRVTKTTRQNSRERKTEMRDRVSRMLIANGTIFFLCLAPFEITSLSEMIMRKGLGDSTTRRTWTQFCRVMMYLNSAVNPVIYNITNPRYRQAFLRAFSRKQDRRNESKSPSTVQLSHLRGESQESRVKKDGSH; encoded by the coding sequence ATGAATGTATCTAACATCACATCACCAGGTCCCATGGAGTACCAACGTAACATAACACCGTACCAGTTGGACCACAACTACTCTGACTATTATGAGTTGTATCCTAACAACATGCCCGACTCCGACGACTTATACACGATAGAGAGTTTATCCTACCACCCATCCGAACTTATCATTATCACCTGCATCATGCCGACCATCCTATGTCTTGGGTTAATAGGCAACTTAGCCTTCCTCTTTGTGGTGTTTCGGGTGCGCTGGATGCGCACTGTGGTGAATTTCTATCTGATAAACTTGGCGGCAGCCGATATCTTATTCCTGTGTGCCGCTATTGGCGAGAAGATTGGCATGTATGTGAACAATCCCGTCATGTATGACGAGTCGTCCAAAGGTAAAGTGGGCTGCATCATAATGGCCTTCGTCAAAGGTTGGTGTTACTATACTTCTATTACTTTGGTAACGTTGGTCTCGGTGGGTCGCTTCTATGCCGTGTGCAAACCGCACGATTTCAAACTCAATAGTAAGCAAAGAGCTTTGAAACTTATCTCAGCAACTTGGCTGGTGTGTTGCATACTGGGTGCTCTCGTCATACCATCCAAGTCGATGGCCAAGAAAATGTACTATTATCCCGAGTTGGACCCCAATGAGGATTTTATGGAGTTCATCAACAACCCACGGTATGTGGAGACCTGCATGCCGACATCGGGAATTAATTGGATCGCGTATGTTACAGATGGTGCCCAAGCCCTGCCGTTCTTGATCGCCATGTCAGGAAATATCAAAATCTACGTGAGTATATACCGGGCCCTGAACGACCGGGTCACCAAAACCACACGGCAGAACTCCCGGGAACGAAAGACCGAAATGCGGGATAGGGTCAGCCGCATGCTGATCGCCAACGGGACAATTTTCTTCTTGTGCCTGGCCCCGTTCGAGATAACGTCCCTCTCCGAGATGATTATGAGGAAGGGGCTTGGCGACAGCACCACCCGCCGGACTTGGACCCAATTCTGCCGGGTGATGATGTACCTCAACTCGGCAGTCAACCCCGTTATTTACAATATAACGAACCCCAGGTATCGTCAAGCCTTCCTGAGAGCCTTCAGTAGGAAGCAAGACCGTAGGAATGAATCCAAGTCGCCCTCAACGGTACAGCTAAGCCATCTGCGTGGCGAGAGTCAAGAATCTAGAGTGAAAAAAGATGGATCACATTGA
- the LOC117293560 gene encoding uncharacterized protein LOC117293560 produces the protein MRRHINIVCRNASLALRRIGKIRSFLNITTTETLIHAFVSSLLDNCNGLLYDIPDKDLSKLQRIQNLAARLIARSKKQNHITPILQELHWLPVNARIQYKVLLLTFNAVHGLSPHYISELITPYTPTRSLRSSSQLLLQVPPYRTKTLITQDFISKTFARYVDKLDRSCTVASSDQLDAFDHKEHNNRTEGKYPFEEILHKVNNMTMKKESVKLKAI, from the exons ATGCGTCGTCACATCAACATAGTCTGCCGAAACGCCTCTCTTGCTCTGAGAAGGATTGGAAAGATTCGCTCCTTCTTAAACATAACTACTACTGAAACCTTGATTCACGCCTTTGTCTCATCTCTTCTAGATAACTGCAACGGTCTCCTGTACGACATTCCTGATAAAGACCTCTCTAAACTCCAAAGAATTCAGAATTTAGCAGCACGGCTCATCGCTAGATCAAAGAAGCAGAACCACATCACCCCCATTCTACAAGAACTCCACTGGCTTCCTGTcaatgctcgcatacagtacAAAGTCCTGCTCCTCACATTCAATGCTGTCCATGGTCTCTCCCCTCATTACATTTCTGAACTGATAACGCCATACACCCCGACAAGGTCACTCAGATCCTCTTCACAGCTTCTCCTACAAGTTCCCccatacagaacaaaaac ATTAATCACCCAAGACTTCATCTCTAAAACCTTTGCGCGGTATGTCGATAAATTAGATCGCTCCTGTACGGTGGCCTCTAGCGACCAACTAGATGCG TTCGACCACAAGGAACACAATAACCGCACGGAAGGTAAATACCCGTTTGAAGAGATTCTTCATAAGGTCAATAATATGACCATGAAGAAGGAGTCTGTCAAACTCAAGGCTATTTAA